A genomic segment from Brevundimonas mediterranea encodes:
- the metF gene encoding methylenetetrahydrofolate reductase [NAD(P)H], producing MAASSTNLAEARALLLSPLGPVARAGSNHDAVRVSFEFFPPKTDEAEANLWTAIRRLEPLNPAFVSVTYGAGGSTRERTHRTVQRIIAETSLRPAAHLTCVEASRDEVDEVIAGYKTIGVDHIVALRGDPPGGGGIGGVYQPRADGYANATELTAAISRVGGFDVTVGAYPEKHPESPSIDHDIDVLKAKVDAGATRAVSQFFFDIDAFLRFRDRVRAAGVTIPLIPGVMPVSNFAGLTRMCGACGTSIPDWLKAHFDGLDDDPETRRLLAASVAAETCARLHEEGFSDFHFYTLNRADLVYAICRVLGVREQKAAA from the coding sequence ATGGCCGCGTCCTCCACCAATCTCGCCGAAGCCCGCGCCCTGCTGCTGTCGCCGTTGGGTCCGGTCGCCCGCGCCGGCTCGAACCACGACGCCGTTCGCGTCTCCTTCGAATTCTTCCCGCCCAAGACCGACGAGGCCGAAGCCAATCTGTGGACGGCGATCCGCCGCCTTGAGCCGCTGAATCCGGCCTTCGTCTCCGTCACCTATGGGGCCGGCGGCTCGACCCGCGAACGCACCCACCGCACCGTCCAGCGCATCATCGCCGAGACCTCGCTGCGTCCCGCCGCCCACCTGACCTGCGTCGAGGCCAGCCGCGACGAGGTCGACGAGGTCATCGCCGGCTACAAGACCATCGGCGTCGATCACATCGTGGCCCTGCGCGGCGACCCACCCGGCGGCGGCGGCATCGGCGGCGTCTATCAACCCCGCGCCGACGGCTACGCCAACGCCACCGAACTGACCGCCGCCATCAGCCGCGTCGGCGGTTTCGACGTCACGGTCGGCGCCTATCCCGAAAAACACCCCGAAAGCCCCTCCATCGACCACGACATCGATGTGCTGAAGGCCAAGGTGGACGCCGGCGCGACCCGCGCGGTCAGCCAGTTCTTCTTCGACATCGACGCCTTCCTGCGCTTCCGCGACCGGGTGCGGGCTGCGGGCGTGACCATTCCGCTGATCCCCGGCGTCATGCCCGTGTCCAACTTCGCCGGACTGACCCGCATGTGCGGCGCCTGCGGGACCAGCATCCCCGACTGGCTGAAGGCTCACTTCGACGGACTGGACGACGATCCCGAAACCCGCCGACTGCTCGCCGCCTCCGTCGCCGCCGAAACCTGCGCCCGCCTGCACGAAGAAGGCTTCTCCGACTTCCACTTCTACACCCTGAACCGCGCCGATCTGGTCTATGCGATCTGCCGCGTGCTGGGCGTGCGTGAACAGAAGGCAGCCGCCTGA
- the metH gene encoding methionine synthase, with the protein MRPTFINVGERTNVTGSAKFRKLVVEGDYSAALDVARQQVEAGAQVIDINMDEGLLDGAVAMRTFLNLIAAEPDIARVPVMIDSSKWEVIEAGLKCVQGKPIVNSISMKEGEQAFRDHAIKCLRYGAAVVVMAFDEVGQADTAARKIEICTRAYNILVNEVGFPPEDIIFDPNIFAVATGIEEHDNYAVDFIEAVKVIKGALPYARISGGVSNVSFSFRGNEPVRRAIHSVFLYHAIAAGMDMGIVNAGDLPVYDDIDPELREAVEDVILNRPQRTNVSNTERLVDMAPRYKGEKGQARVVDLKWRDQPVGKRIEHALVNGITEFIEADTEEARLGVERPLHVIEGPLMDGMNVVGDLFGSGKMFLPQVVKSARVMKQAVAWLEPFMEAEKAGKPREQAGRILMATVKGDVHDIGKNIVGVVLQCNNYEVIDLGVMVPADRILDAAVEHKVDIIGLSGLITPSLDEMVFVGAEMERRGFDIPLLIGGATTSRTHTAVKIEPAYRRGSTTYVVDASRAVSVVSGLLSKTERAKNEAATRDEYIRIREQYARGQEVKARATLAQARENRFRIDPTQPMPGKPSFIGVKAFDAWDLKDLADHIDWTPFFASWELIGRYPLILEDEIVGEAARDLFEDAKLMLKRVIDEKWFTAKGVVGFWPARADGDDVIVFADESRDAEIARFHTLRQQIKKSNGKPNLALSDFIAEEGEDYIGAFAVTAGHGELEIAKRFKDAGDDYSAILATALADRLAEAFAERLHKEVRTQLWGYAADEATDIDDLITEQYQGIRPAPGYPAQPDHTEKATLFRLLQAEANAGMALTESFAMTPPASVSGLYFGHSGSHYFGVGKIDRDQVEDYARRKGWDVATCERWLAPILNYDPYAAKRETAA; encoded by the coding sequence ATGCGCCCCACCTTCATCAACGTCGGCGAACGGACCAACGTCACCGGCTCGGCCAAATTCCGCAAGCTGGTGGTCGAGGGCGACTATTCCGCCGCGCTCGACGTCGCCCGCCAGCAGGTCGAGGCCGGCGCCCAGGTCATCGACATCAACATGGACGAGGGCTTGCTGGACGGCGCCGTCGCCATGCGGACCTTCCTCAACCTGATCGCGGCCGAGCCCGACATCGCCCGTGTGCCGGTGATGATCGACAGCTCCAAATGGGAGGTGATCGAGGCGGGCCTGAAGTGCGTCCAGGGCAAGCCCATCGTCAACTCGATCAGCATGAAGGAGGGCGAGCAAGCCTTCCGCGATCATGCGATCAAATGCCTGCGCTACGGCGCCGCCGTCGTGGTCATGGCCTTCGACGAGGTGGGCCAGGCCGACACGGCCGCCCGCAAGATCGAGATCTGCACCCGCGCCTACAACATCCTGGTCAACGAGGTCGGCTTCCCGCCCGAGGACATCATCTTCGACCCCAATATCTTCGCCGTGGCGACGGGGATTGAGGAGCACGACAACTACGCCGTCGACTTCATCGAGGCGGTCAAGGTCATCAAGGGTGCCCTGCCCTACGCCCGCATCTCGGGCGGCGTGTCGAACGTCTCGTTCAGCTTCCGCGGCAACGAGCCGGTGCGCCGGGCGATCCACAGCGTCTTCCTGTATCACGCCATCGCGGCCGGAATGGACATGGGCATCGTCAACGCCGGCGACCTGCCGGTCTATGACGACATCGACCCCGAGCTGCGCGAGGCGGTCGAGGACGTGATCCTGAACCGCCCCCAGCGGACCAATGTCTCGAACACCGAGCGGCTGGTCGACATGGCCCCTCGCTACAAGGGCGAGAAGGGTCAGGCCCGCGTCGTCGATCTGAAATGGCGCGACCAGCCGGTCGGCAAGCGGATCGAACACGCCCTGGTCAACGGCATCACCGAGTTCATCGAGGCCGACACCGAAGAAGCCCGCCTGGGCGTCGAACGTCCGCTGCACGTCATCGAAGGTCCGCTGATGGACGGGATGAACGTGGTCGGCGACCTGTTTGGCTCGGGCAAGATGTTCCTGCCCCAGGTGGTCAAGTCCGCCCGGGTGATGAAACAGGCCGTCGCCTGGCTGGAACCCTTCATGGAGGCCGAGAAGGCCGGCAAGCCGCGCGAACAGGCGGGCCGGATCCTGATGGCCACGGTCAAGGGCGACGTCCACGACATCGGCAAGAACATCGTCGGCGTCGTGCTGCAATGTAACAACTACGAGGTCATCGACCTGGGCGTCATGGTCCCGGCCGACCGGATCCTGGACGCCGCCGTCGAGCACAAGGTGGACATCATCGGCCTGTCCGGCCTGATCACCCCGTCGCTGGACGAGATGGTCTTCGTCGGCGCCGAGATGGAACGGCGCGGCTTCGACATCCCCCTGCTGATCGGCGGCGCCACCACCAGCCGCACCCATACGGCGGTCAAGATCGAACCCGCCTATCGCCGCGGCTCGACCACCTATGTCGTCGATGCTTCGCGCGCCGTCAGCGTCGTCTCGGGCCTGCTGTCCAAGACCGAGCGGGCCAAGAACGAGGCCGCCACCCGCGACGAATACATCCGCATCCGCGAGCAGTATGCGCGCGGCCAGGAGGTCAAGGCCCGCGCCACCCTGGCCCAGGCGCGCGAGAACCGCTTCCGCATCGACCCGACCCAGCCCATGCCCGGCAAGCCGTCCTTCATCGGCGTGAAGGCCTTCGACGCCTGGGACCTGAAGGACCTCGCCGACCACATCGACTGGACCCCCTTCTTCGCCAGTTGGGAGCTGATCGGCCGCTATCCGCTGATCCTGGAGGACGAGATCGTCGGCGAGGCTGCGCGCGACCTGTTCGAGGACGCCAAGCTCATGCTGAAGCGGGTCATCGACGAGAAATGGTTCACGGCCAAGGGCGTGGTCGGTTTCTGGCCCGCCCGCGCCGACGGCGACGACGTCATCGTCTTCGCCGATGAGAGCAGGGACGCCGAGATCGCCCGGTTCCACACCCTGCGCCAACAGATCAAGAAGTCGAACGGCAAGCCGAACCTGGCCCTGTCCGACTTCATCGCCGAAGAGGGCGAGGACTATATCGGCGCCTTCGCCGTCACCGCCGGCCATGGCGAGCTGGAGATCGCCAAACGGTTCAAGGACGCCGGCGACGACTATTCCGCCATCCTCGCCACCGCCCTGGCCGACCGCCTGGCCGAGGCCTTCGCCGAGCGGCTGCACAAGGAAGTCCGCACCCAGCTCTGGGGCTATGCCGCCGACGAGGCGACCGACATCGACGACCTGATCACTGAACAATATCAGGGCATCCGCCCCGCCCCCGGCTATCCGGCCCAGCCCGACCACACGGAAAAGGCCACCCTGTTCCGCCTGCTTCAGGCCGAGGCCAACGCCGGCATGGCCCTGACCGAAAGCTTCGCCATGACGCCCCCCGCCTCGGTCTCGGGCCTCTATTTCGGCCATTCGGGCAGTCACTATTTCGGCGTCGGCAAGATCGACCGCGATCAGGTCGAAGACTACGCTCGCCGCAAGGGCTGGGACGTCGCGACCTGCGAACGCTGGCTGGCCCCCATCCTCAACTACGATCCCTACGCCGCCAAACGCGAAACGGCGGCCTGA
- a CDS encoding 2-hydroxyacid dehydrogenase, whose protein sequence is MTQRPAVLIMQRHLAPLSPILESAYDVYRFWEGPPIEAAHDIRALVVAGEAPLDKALIEQLPALDLIACFTSGYDGIDVDWCRERGLPVTHAPGVNHEDVADHALGLILAARRQIVSGDRQVRSGDWTAETRTLTPSVRGQKVGVVGLGAIGKAVAARCAPFRMEVAWWGPRPRDAEWPRAESLLSLAKQSDILVVACKADETNRGLISREVLEALGPDGLLINVSRGQVIDEDALIAALKSGALGQAALDVFAEEPTDPNRWADVPNMVLTPHTAGATTAGVQGMLMLLMQNLQAHFAGEPLKTPVL, encoded by the coding sequence ATGACCCAACGCCCCGCCGTTCTCATCATGCAGCGGCATCTCGCCCCGCTCTCGCCGATCCTCGAGAGCGCCTATGATGTCTACCGCTTCTGGGAAGGCCCGCCGATCGAGGCCGCCCATGACATCCGCGCCCTGGTCGTCGCCGGCGAGGCGCCGCTGGACAAGGCGCTGATCGAACAACTCCCCGCCCTCGACCTGATCGCCTGTTTCACCTCGGGCTACGACGGGATCGACGTCGACTGGTGCCGTGAACGCGGCCTGCCGGTCACCCACGCGCCCGGCGTCAATCACGAGGATGTCGCCGACCACGCCCTGGGCCTGATCCTGGCCGCCCGCCGCCAGATCGTCTCGGGCGACCGTCAGGTCCGGTCCGGCGACTGGACCGCCGAGACCCGCACCCTCACCCCTTCCGTCCGGGGCCAGAAGGTCGGCGTCGTCGGCCTGGGCGCCATCGGCAAGGCCGTCGCCGCTCGCTGCGCGCCCTTCCGAATGGAGGTGGCGTGGTGGGGCCCCCGCCCCCGCGACGCCGAATGGCCCCGGGCAGAATCTCTGCTCAGCCTTGCGAAACAGAGCGACATCCTCGTGGTCGCCTGCAAGGCCGACGAAACCAACCGCGGCTTGATCTCGCGCGAGGTGCTTGAGGCGCTCGGCCCCGACGGCCTGCTGATCAATGTCTCGCGGGGCCAGGTGATCGACGAGGACGCCCTGATCGCCGCGCTGAAATCCGGCGCCCTGGGCCAAGCCGCCCTTGATGTTTTCGCAGAGGAGCCGACCGACCCGAACCGTTGGGCCGACGTACCCAATATGGTCCTGACGCCTCATACCGCCGGCGCCACGACAGCCGGCGTTCAGGGCATGCTGATGCTGCTGATGCAGAACCTTCAGGCGCATTTCGCCGGGGAACCGCTGAAAACGCCCGTCCTCTAG
- a CDS encoding TonB-dependent receptor, with product MKIQTIRERLLAGTMIGGVALAAAVALPVAAVVFSPTSASAQDFSSGTLTGAVTDASGSPVAGASVEIRSTAQGFVRNATTDASGSFRAALVPIGSYVITITAPGYGPIAQSASVGLGGASAYEFTLESASSSDAASLGEIVVTGARRTLDFNETTTGLTVDLEELVKTTPIGRSIAAVTLLAPSAVAGDSTFGDVPSIGGSSVAENAFYVNGLNITNFDNYIGGATVPFDFYRSVEVKTGGYAAEFGRATGGIINAVTKSGSNEFMLALHGNFAPNSLRDQSPDTFSTRNQFAESDSSSATIEIGGPIIRDRLFFYGLTEFRDNESASFGKLSNSKTVDKTDDPFYGAKIDAYITSDHRLEFTWFDTTRETNRTIYAYDPLTDEVGAQVGSNLYQYGGESWIGRYTGTFTDWLTLSAAYGVTEDRNVALAGDVVSNYAADVRDGTSNRVSQQTSASFTPERATKREAFRADADIYFNLLGDHHVRAGYDREDLTLTRFTERTGGYSLFYRRAAAGTLQAQGGNLAPGQDYLEVNVYRSGGNFENTNEALYIQDSWDVNDQLTLNLGVRLDKFELNNADGDSIVSFDEEIGPRFGFTYDPGNDGRSRIFGSYGRYYLPVASNTAYRMGASELYYREYFLLGGYTPNPTNPEAVAAYDQFGQPLALGAQVVGWNGAAICPDATLGTAGVQGCTVTGDGTASSTESLIAQNLQSTAEDEFIIGYERRFGDLWTMSATLAYRDLLRNAEDVAIDAAVNALCEDEGIAGCEDIWSGFHQYVIVNPGKGSTITLSDPLPGETDVRTVNFSAASLGYPEATRTYTSLTFEFERAFDGIWGLNGSYTISESKGNTEGYVKSDVGQADAGITQDFDQPGLTDGADGLLPNHRGHVFKVYGSYQLTRDLLIGANVNVSSPRKFGCMGFHPTDDYAYEYGAASWYCNGQLTPRGTVAESDWTKQIDVALRYNVPVGIPGDLVLRADIFNIFNFKGVTDIYEFGESNGVGDADPNFRAPIGYQTPRYVRIGFDWTF from the coding sequence ACGCGTCCGGGTCTTTCCGTGCCGCCCTGGTTCCGATTGGCTCATACGTGATCACCATAACAGCGCCTGGTTATGGTCCCATTGCCCAAAGCGCTAGCGTTGGGCTTGGGGGGGCTTCGGCCTATGAGTTCACCCTGGAGAGTGCGAGTTCTTCTGACGCCGCCAGCCTTGGTGAGATCGTTGTCACAGGCGCACGTCGCACACTCGATTTCAACGAAACGACCACCGGCCTGACGGTAGATTTGGAAGAGTTGGTTAAGACCACTCCGATCGGGCGGAGCATTGCTGCGGTGACGCTCTTGGCACCCTCGGCTGTGGCGGGCGATAGCACCTTTGGTGACGTTCCGTCGATCGGCGGATCGTCGGTCGCTGAGAACGCGTTCTATGTGAATGGTCTTAACATTACGAACTTCGATAATTATATCGGCGGCGCTACTGTCCCGTTTGATTTCTATCGTTCGGTGGAAGTTAAGACCGGCGGCTATGCTGCTGAGTTTGGTCGCGCAACAGGCGGGATCATCAACGCCGTGACGAAGTCTGGCTCCAACGAATTCATGCTCGCCCTTCACGGGAACTTCGCGCCAAATTCGCTTCGTGACCAGTCGCCGGACACTTTCTCCACCCGCAACCAATTTGCTGAATCCGACAGTTCCAGCGCAACGATCGAAATCGGTGGGCCGATCATTCGCGACCGGCTGTTCTTTTATGGTTTGACGGAATTCCGCGATAACGAGAGCGCTTCATTCGGGAAGTTGTCCAACTCAAAAACGGTAGACAAAACCGATGACCCGTTCTATGGCGCAAAGATAGACGCTTATATTACAAGCGATCATCGTCTTGAGTTTACGTGGTTCGATACCACGCGTGAAACCAACCGGACGATTTATGCCTATGATCCGTTGACCGACGAAGTCGGGGCTCAGGTCGGTAGTAATCTTTATCAGTATGGCGGCGAAAGCTGGATCGGACGCTACACCGGCACATTCACCGATTGGCTGACGCTGTCAGCCGCCTACGGCGTGACTGAGGATCGGAACGTCGCCCTCGCCGGCGACGTCGTATCCAACTATGCGGCTGATGTTCGCGATGGCACTAGCAATCGCGTGTCACAACAGACGTCCGCAAGCTTCACACCGGAGCGGGCAACCAAGCGAGAAGCATTCCGTGCTGATGCTGACATTTATTTCAACCTGCTGGGCGATCACCACGTTCGGGCCGGCTATGACCGCGAAGACCTGACCCTCACCCGGTTCACGGAACGCACTGGCGGCTATTCTCTATTCTACCGCAGGGCGGCTGCCGGAACGCTGCAGGCCCAAGGTGGGAATTTGGCACCTGGTCAAGACTACCTCGAAGTGAATGTGTATCGTTCGGGGGGCAATTTCGAGAACACGAACGAGGCCCTCTACATCCAGGACAGCTGGGATGTTAACGATCAGTTAACGTTGAATCTAGGTGTTCGTCTCGATAAGTTTGAACTGAATAACGCCGACGGTGACTCGATCGTTAGCTTTGACGAGGAGATCGGTCCTCGATTTGGCTTCACCTATGACCCTGGGAATGACGGACGTAGCCGGATATTCGGTTCTTATGGCCGTTATTACCTGCCTGTAGCTTCGAATACCGCATACCGCATGGGCGCATCGGAGCTGTATTACAGGGAGTATTTCTTGCTCGGTGGCTACACGCCTAACCCTACAAACCCAGAGGCAGTCGCTGCCTATGATCAGTTCGGACAACCTCTCGCTCTCGGTGCTCAAGTTGTTGGCTGGAATGGTGCTGCAATTTGCCCAGACGCTACGCTTGGAACCGCTGGCGTGCAGGGGTGTACAGTTACAGGCGACGGCACCGCTTCGAGCACCGAAAGTCTCATCGCCCAAAATCTGCAATCGACGGCGGAAGATGAGTTCATCATCGGTTACGAGCGTCGATTTGGAGATCTTTGGACGATGAGCGCGACCTTGGCTTATCGTGACCTGCTGCGGAACGCCGAAGATGTCGCCATCGATGCTGCTGTGAACGCTCTTTGCGAAGACGAAGGCATTGCTGGATGTGAAGACATTTGGTCCGGCTTCCACCAGTATGTGATCGTCAATCCCGGAAAGGGCTCGACGATAACCTTGTCTGATCCGCTGCCAGGCGAAACCGATGTCCGCACGGTGAACTTCTCTGCAGCGTCATTGGGTTACCCGGAAGCGACCCGTACCTACACCTCTTTGACTTTTGAGTTTGAGCGTGCGTTTGACGGCATCTGGGGTCTCAACGGTTCTTATACGATCTCGGAGAGCAAGGGTAACACCGAAGGCTATGTCAAATCGGATGTCGGTCAGGCTGATGCTGGCATTACTCAAGACTTTGACCAGCCCGGTTTGACAGACGGTGCGGATGGCTTGCTACCGAATCACCGCGGACACGTGTTCAAGGTGTATGGTTCCTACCAACTGACGCGGGATTTGTTGATTGGTGCGAATGTCAATGTCTCTTCGCCCCGTAAGTTTGGTTGCATGGGCTTCCACCCCACTGATGACTACGCATACGAGTATGGTGCGGCGTCGTGGTACTGCAACGGGCAGTTGACGCCGCGCGGAACTGTGGCTGAGAGCGACTGGACCAAGCAGATAGACGTTGCTCTGCGGTATAACGTTCCCGTCGGAATCCCTGGAGATTTGGTTCTGCGCGCAGATATCTTCAACATCTTTAACTTCAAGGGCGTCACTGATATTTACGAATTCGGTGAGTCCAATGGTGTTGGCGATGCGGACCCGAACTTCAGGGCCCCCATAGGCTATCAAACGCCCCGGTATGTTCGGATCGGCTTCGACTGGACGTTCTAA
- a CDS encoding homocysteine S-methyltransferase family protein, producing the protein MTSPLTRAERIAALHAAAKERILVLDGSWGVMIQRRGLSEADFRADRFVAANGYDEAQQMKGNNDILCITRPDIISDLHDQYYAAGADISETNTFSGTTIAQEDYALDAQAVWDINLEGAKLARAAADRWTEKEPHKPRFAAGSIGPLNKMLSMSSDVNDPGARSVTFDQVHEAYRHQVKALNEGGVDLYLIETITDTLNCKAAIKAIKDLEDEGMDALPIWISGTITDRSGRTLSGQTAEAFWNSVRHAKPFAIGFNCALGADLMRPFIAELSRVADTLVAAYPNAGLPNAMGQYDEEPHETAHFIEEWAASGLVNIVGGCCGTTPDHIKHVAEEVAPLKPRAIPERPVALRLSGLEPFEMVA; encoded by the coding sequence ATGACCTCTCCCCTCACCCGCGCCGAACGCATCGCCGCCCTGCATGCGGCGGCCAAGGAACGCATCCTCGTTCTCGACGGGAGCTGGGGCGTGATGATCCAGCGTCGGGGCCTGTCCGAAGCCGACTTCCGCGCCGACCGGTTCGTCGCCGCCAACGGCTATGACGAGGCGCAGCAGATGAAGGGGAACAACGACATCCTCTGCATCACCCGCCCGGACATCATCTCGGACCTGCACGACCAGTATTACGCCGCCGGCGCCGACATCTCCGAGACCAACACCTTCTCCGGCACCACCATCGCCCAGGAGGACTACGCCCTGGACGCCCAGGCGGTGTGGGACATCAATCTGGAAGGCGCCAAACTGGCCCGCGCCGCCGCCGACCGCTGGACGGAAAAGGAGCCGCACAAGCCGCGCTTCGCCGCCGGCTCCATCGGCCCGCTGAACAAGATGCTGTCGATGTCGTCCGACGTGAACGACCCCGGCGCCCGCAGCGTGACCTTCGACCAGGTCCATGAGGCCTATCGCCATCAGGTGAAGGCGCTTAACGAGGGCGGGGTCGATCTCTATCTGATCGAGACCATCACCGACACGCTGAACTGCAAGGCCGCGATCAAGGCCATCAAGGACCTGGAGGACGAGGGCATGGACGCCCTGCCCATCTGGATCAGCGGCACCATCACCGACCGTTCGGGCCGCACCCTGTCGGGCCAGACGGCCGAGGCCTTCTGGAACAGCGTCCGTCACGCCAAGCCCTTCGCCATCGGCTTCAACTGCGCCCTGGGCGCCGACCTGATGCGGCCCTTCATCGCCGAACTCAGCCGCGTAGCCGACACCCTGGTCGCCGCCTACCCCAACGCCGGCCTGCCCAACGCCATGGGCCAGTACGACGAGGAGCCGCACGAGACCGCCCACTTCATCGAGGAATGGGCCGCCTCCGGCCTGGTCAACATCGTCGGCGGCTGCTGCGGCACCACGCCGGACCACATCAAGCATGTCGCCGAAGAGGTCGCGCCGCTGAAGCCGCGCGCCATCCCGGAACGCCCGGTGGCCTTGCGGCTCTCGGGGCTAGAGCCCTTCGAGATGGTGGCGTGA
- a CDS encoding ArsR/SmtB family transcription factor, with product MSLTADQTVEALRAAGEPTRLRILSLLAGEELSVMEMSRILDQSQPRVSRHLKLMTDAGLIERFPDGARVYYRLSHDAHARRLIDTVLDILADDAGEADHRRLDEVRKDREQAAESYFEQIAPQWDRLRSLYVSEAAVEAALEKAVGPGPFKRVVDLGTGSGRMLTLFGKKAKMSVGLDLSQNMLNIARANVSKAGLNKVELRHGDIFATRLPAGSADLVIVHQVLHYLADPFAAVAEAARLVCPGGRLVIVDFAPHDFEHMREAHQHRRLGFADREINGWLTDSGLTPSPPIALPPDNEGLTVTIWTAERPVNASLAQARKTA from the coding sequence ATGAGCCTTACCGCCGACCAGACTGTCGAAGCCCTGCGCGCCGCCGGCGAGCCGACCCGTCTGCGCATCCTGTCGCTGCTGGCCGGCGAGGAGCTTTCGGTCATGGAGATGTCGCGCATCCTCGACCAGAGCCAGCCGCGCGTCTCACGCCATCTGAAACTGATGACCGACGCCGGCCTGATCGAACGATTCCCCGACGGCGCCCGCGTCTATTATCGCCTGTCCCACGACGCCCACGCCCGCCGGTTGATCGACACTGTTCTGGACATCCTGGCCGACGACGCCGGGGAGGCGGACCATCGTCGCCTGGACGAGGTTCGCAAGGATCGCGAACAGGCGGCTGAAAGCTATTTCGAACAGATCGCCCCGCAATGGGACCGTCTTCGCTCCCTCTATGTCAGCGAAGCCGCCGTCGAGGCCGCCCTGGAAAAGGCCGTCGGCCCTGGCCCGTTCAAGCGGGTCGTCGATCTGGGCACCGGCTCCGGCCGCATGCTGACCCTGTTCGGCAAGAAGGCCAAGATGTCGGTCGGGCTGGATCTGAGCCAGAACATGCTCAACATCGCCCGCGCCAATGTCTCCAAGGCCGGGCTGAACAAGGTCGAACTGCGTCATGGCGACATCTTCGCCACGCGCCTGCCCGCCGGCAGCGCCGATCTGGTGATCGTGCATCAGGTGCTGCACTATCTGGCCGACCCCTTCGCCGCCGTGGCCGAGGCCGCGCGCCTGGTCTGCCCCGGCGGTCGGCTGGTGATCGTCGATTTCGCGCCCCATGATTTCGAACATATGCGCGAGGCGCATCAGCATCGCCGCCTGGGCTTCGCCGACCGCGAAATCAACGGCTGGCTGACCGACAGCGGTCTGACGCCCTCCCCGCCGATCGCCCTGCCGCCCGACAATGAGGGCCTGACCGTGACGATCTGGACGGCGGAACGTCCCGTCAACGCATCCTTGGCCCAGGCCAGAAAGACCGCATGA